From a single Chloracidobacterium thermophilum B genomic region:
- a CDS encoding CHAT domain-containing tetratricopeptide repeat protein, whose translation MRIPSARTLLTAFWLATGLLSVAAPAAAQNPSDPTGQSIETLVQKADDLIQAGQYDAALRTAQEAVTASEAAWSGGREGVPPTLVARAYNALGVAQAFRQMPEAEVALRRALSLREQHFGAEHPEVAQSLANLAMFYRLRGNYQAAEPLYRRALEVIENVRGPEHPELAMVLNNVALFYKTKGDYAAAEPLYRRALEIREKALGAGHPDVAATANNLAELYRTQGKYAAAEPLYQRARAIWEKTLGREHPYVATVLTNLALLYKDRGDYQRAEPYFQEALSLRERIFGPEHPEVATAASNLAELYRVQGDYTAAEPLYRRAIAIREARLGPAHSELAIGLNNAAAMYRDRGDYTTAEPLYRRALDIWEKALGPQHPLVANALNNLGELYRMQDRPDQAKPLLERALGIREKALGAGHPLVASTLANLGVVELALGSLAAAGQDFTRALSIAEQAVGPTHPLVASILNHLGHLSRRRGDDAGAESFYQRSFRIRQQVLGPGHPDLVASAMHLSLLYLAHRQAQTAGEWLARATDLSEADARRNLVVGSERQKILYAQRAGHLAELTVAWQVRYFPAEATAARLALLTVLRHKGRVLDVLANQTAALRRRATAADRQVLDDLQAARNRLTQLAGKPEARDERAQLERTIEQLESQLGERFAQLGAQLRAVMFEDVQAALPKQAALIEYVIYRPLDPAQTDRLAPKRHLAAYLLRAGDPAPQFIELGELEPIETRLAAFRRALGNPQSNVRPLARALDEQLLAPVRSRLGKVRHLLIAPDGSANLIPFETLVDERGRYLVERYDITLLTSGRDLLRLAGERPAKHQRGLVVADPRYDLGGQTAAQPAGQPASNGMRSVDFQAVVYPPLPGTRREAQLLQRTFQEAEVVLGEAATESRLKSVHAPLYLHIGTHGFFLPENATGQGTAESRELGLVVESRPAVRENPLLRSGLILAGVQQGRSGAGEDGVLTALEAAGLDLRGTQLVVLSACETGLGEVRQGEGVYGLRRALVLAGAETQVISLWKVSDAATAALMGEFYRRLGRGEGRMAALRAARLGLLRGAIRPRSEETQRAIGLSSGKPTTGRPANWQHPYYWAAFVISGDWSSITFHRLPHTP comes from the coding sequence ATGCGCATCCCGTCTGCCCGAACTCTGCTCACCGCCTTCTGGCTGGCGACCGGCCTGCTGAGCGTGGCCGCACCCGCCGCGGCCCAGAACCCTTCCGACCCCACCGGACAATCCATTGAAACCCTGGTGCAGAAAGCCGACGACCTCATTCAGGCTGGGCAGTACGACGCCGCCCTGCGGACGGCACAGGAAGCCGTGACGGCAAGTGAAGCAGCCTGGTCCGGTGGCCGGGAAGGTGTCCCGCCGACGCTGGTGGCGCGCGCTTACAATGCCCTTGGTGTGGCGCAAGCCTTCAGGCAGATGCCCGAAGCTGAAGTCGCGCTGCGGCGCGCCCTGTCGCTGCGCGAGCAGCATTTCGGCGCGGAACATCCTGAAGTGGCGCAGAGCCTGGCGAATCTGGCGATGTTTTACCGGCTGCGGGGGAACTACCAGGCGGCCGAGCCGCTGTACCGCCGGGCGCTGGAGGTCATCGAGAACGTCCGCGGGCCGGAGCATCCCGAACTGGCGATGGTGCTTAACAACGTGGCGCTTTTTTACAAGACCAAGGGTGATTATGCGGCGGCCGAGCCGCTGTATCGGCGGGCGCTGGAGATTCGGGAAAAGGCGCTCGGTGCCGGGCATCCCGATGTGGCTGCAACGGCCAACAACCTGGCGGAACTCTACCGCACCCAGGGCAAGTACGCGGCGGCCGAGCCGCTGTACCAACGCGCCCGCGCCATCTGGGAAAAAACCCTGGGCAGGGAACACCCTTACGTGGCCACGGTGCTGACCAATCTGGCGTTACTTTACAAGGACCGGGGGGATTACCAGCGCGCGGAACCCTATTTCCAGGAAGCCCTCAGCCTGCGTGAACGCATTTTCGGCCCGGAGCACCCCGAAGTGGCCACGGCGGCCAGCAATCTGGCGGAGCTGTACCGCGTACAGGGAGACTACACGGCGGCCGAGCCGCTGTACCGCCGGGCCATTGCCATCCGCGAGGCCAGGCTGGGGCCGGCGCATTCCGAGCTGGCCATCGGGCTGAACAACGCCGCCGCCATGTACCGGGACCGGGGCGATTACACAACGGCCGAGCCGCTGTACCGGCGCGCTCTGGACATCTGGGAAAAGGCGCTGGGGCCGCAGCATCCGCTCGTTGCCAATGCGCTCAACAATCTGGGCGAGCTGTACCGGATGCAGGACCGCCCGGACCAGGCCAAGCCCCTGCTTGAGCGGGCGCTGGGCATTCGTGAAAAAGCCCTTGGCGCGGGGCATCCGCTCGTTGCCTCAACACTTGCGAATCTTGGCGTGGTTGAGCTGGCGCTGGGCAGCCTGGCTGCGGCCGGGCAGGACTTCACCCGGGCGTTGTCCATTGCCGAGCAGGCCGTCGGCCCGACGCACCCGCTGGTGGCGAGCATCCTCAACCATCTGGGGCATCTCAGCCGACGACGTGGGGACGACGCCGGCGCGGAATCGTTTTACCAGCGCAGCTTCCGCATTCGGCAGCAGGTGCTTGGGCCGGGACATCCCGACCTGGTGGCCTCGGCGATGCACCTGTCCCTGCTCTATCTGGCGCACCGTCAGGCGCAGACGGCGGGTGAGTGGCTGGCCCGCGCCACAGACCTGTCGGAAGCCGACGCCCGGCGCAATCTGGTGGTGGGTTCGGAACGACAGAAAATCCTCTATGCCCAGCGCGCCGGACACCTGGCGGAACTCACCGTTGCCTGGCAGGTCCGGTATTTCCCGGCGGAGGCCACGGCGGCGCGGCTGGCGCTGCTGACCGTCCTGCGCCACAAGGGACGGGTACTGGATGTGTTGGCCAATCAGACGGCGGCGCTCCGTCGCCGTGCGACGGCGGCCGACCGGCAGGTGCTGGATGACCTGCAAGCCGCCCGCAACCGGTTGACCCAGCTTGCCGGAAAACCGGAGGCCCGGGATGAGCGCGCCCAACTGGAACGCACCATCGAGCAGTTGGAAAGCCAGCTTGGGGAGCGCTTTGCCCAACTTGGCGCGCAGCTCCGGGCGGTGATGTTCGAGGATGTTCAGGCGGCACTGCCAAAGCAGGCGGCGCTGATTGAATATGTTATCTACCGCCCGCTCGACCCGGCCCAAACCGACCGGCTGGCCCCGAAGCGCCACCTTGCCGCCTACCTGCTGCGGGCTGGCGACCCTGCGCCCCAGTTCATCGAGTTGGGCGAGCTTGAACCCATTGAAACACGCCTGGCGGCTTTCCGTCGCGCATTGGGCAATCCGCAGTCGAATGTGCGGCCGCTGGCGCGGGCGCTGGATGAGCAACTTCTGGCTCCGGTGCGGTCACGGCTGGGCAAGGTCAGGCATCTGCTCATTGCACCGGATGGCAGCGCCAATCTCATTCCCTTTGAGACGCTGGTGGACGAACGTGGGCGCTACCTCGTGGAGCGTTACGACATCACCCTGTTGACCAGCGGCCGTGATCTTTTGCGGCTTGCAGGGGAGCGCCCCGCCAAGCATCAGCGTGGTCTCGTCGTGGCTGATCCGCGCTACGATCTGGGCGGACAGACGGCAGCACAACCAGCCGGACAGCCTGCCAGCAACGGGATGCGCTCGGTGGATTTCCAGGCAGTGGTCTATCCGCCGCTGCCGGGAACGCGCCGCGAGGCGCAGCTTTTGCAGCGCACTTTCCAAGAAGCCGAGGTGGTTCTGGGCGAGGCGGCAACGGAGTCGCGGCTCAAGTCCGTGCACGCCCCGCTGTATCTCCACATTGGCACGCACGGGTTCTTCCTCCCCGAAAACGCAACCGGACAGGGCACGGCGGAATCACGGGAGTTGGGGCTGGTTGTGGAGAGCCGTCCGGCGGTCCGGGAGAATCCGTTGCTGCGGTCCGGTCTGATTCTGGCCGGGGTGCAGCAGGGGCGGAGCGGCGCCGGTGAAGATGGCGTGCTGACGGCGCTCGAAGCCGCCGGACTCGATCTCCGGGGAACGCAACTCGTGGTGCTTTCGGCCTGTGAAACCGGGCTGGGTGAAGTGCGCCAGGGGGAAGGGGTGTACGGGCTGCGGCGGGCGCTGGTCTTGGCCGGAGCGGAGACGCAGGTCATCAGTTTGTGGAAGGTCTCGGATGCGGCGACGGCCGCCCTGATGGGTGAGTTTTACCGGCGGCTGGGCCGGGGTGAAGGCCGGATGGCAGCGCTGCGGGCGGCCCGGTTGGGGCTGTTACGCGGAGCCATACGGCCGCGGTCGGAAGAAACCCAGCGCGCCATCGGGTTGTCGTCCGGCAAGCCGACAACCGGACGCCCGGCCAACTGGCAGCATCCGTACTATTGGGCAGCGTTTGTCATCTCCGGCGACTGGTCTTCGATAACTTTCCACCGCCTGCCACATACGCCCTAG